A genomic window from Corticium candelabrum chromosome 8, ooCorCand1.1, whole genome shotgun sequence includes:
- the LOC134183237 gene encoding uncharacterized protein LOC134183237: MFKEAVLDSKSQAPPTHPILFDKIDGYLIRAMSLKCQGAAGPSGLDAAAWRRLCTGFKVLSRNLCDSIASTTRRIATQFIDPSGISALVACRLIPLDKRPGVRPIGVCETLRRIISKAVLSVVKSDILNVAGPLQLCAGQNVGCEAAIHAIRGIYDEDETEAVLFVDATNAFNTLNRQVALANISVNCPAIFPILANTYRQPSSLFVGGETLLSSEGTTQGDPLAMPMYALATIPLLKSVQTNGTKQVWYADDAAAGGSLDCLHKWWNRLVDLGAMFGYLPNPKKSWLLVKSGNIDKATHLFENTNINITTEGQKYLGAAIGNKDFCNNFLQEKVTNWKLQVERLSCIAQTQPQAAHSIFTRGLIGRWKFALRTNENFAAYLNPLEEALRSKLIPAITNRSTPGDKMRRLFALPPRLGGLGIVDPRSLTCELEYSKLICAPLVNRIVQQETNLDNVPTKQNSMKASIRQQKHLAQKSHSEITVNDLSVELKRSVELACEKGASCWLTAIPLEQHGFTLHKSAFRDALCLRYGWHPSNLPDICPCGSKFSVDHSLSCPTGGYPSIRHNEVRDLFTNLLTEVCHDVHKEPVLQPLNGEVFQKRCTTSDENARLDIAVSGFWGGHFQRTFFDVRVFNPNASSYKSVQIPSLYKRQEQEKKRRYEERINNVELSSFTPIILACTGGCSKLTSIFLKRLASLLSEKHHTEYSTTINWLRCRLSFALLRACVMCLRGCRSKLHRTSRDFNILLEAAESRL, translated from the coding sequence ATGTTTAAGGAAGCTGTCCTGGACTCCAAATCTCAGGCACCTCCTACACATCCCATTCTCTTCGACAAGATTGATGGCTATCTCATTCGTGCCATGTCACTTAAATGCCAGGGTGCTGCAGGTCCATCAGGCTTAGATGCGGCTGCATGGAGGCGTTTGTGCACTGGATTCAAAGTCTTGTCTAGAAATCTCTGTGACTCAATAGCTTCAACAACTCGCAGGATTGCAACGCAGTTTATCGACCCGAGTGGGATTTCGGCTCTGGTTGCTTGCCGGCTAATACCCCTGGACAAGAGACCTGGTGTCAGACCAATTGGAGTTTGTGAAACACTTCGTAGAATAATTAGCAAGGCTGTCCTGAGTGTGGTAAAGTCAGATATTTTGAACGTAGCCGGACCCCTACAACTCTGTGCTGGTCAGAACGTCGGATGCGAGGCTGCCATACACGCTATTCGAGGTATttatgatgaagatgaaacaGAGGCCGTGCTATTTGTAGAcgcaaccaatgctttcaatacTTTGAACCGTCAAGTTGCTCTGGCTAACATATCTGTCAACTGCCCAGCCATCTTTCCAATCTTGGCCAACACGTATCGACAACcttcttcattgtttgtagGTGGAGAAACGTTGCTTTCTAGTGAAGGAACAACTCAAGGAGATCCCTTAGCGATGCCAATGTATGCTCTGGCCACAATTCCACTTCTAAAGAGTGTGCAGACGAATGGTACAAAGCAGGTATGGTATGCAGATGATGCAGCTGCTGGAGGCTCGCTAGACTGTCTACATAAATGGTGGAACAGGTTGGTTGACTTAGGTGCTATGTTTGGGTATCTTCCAAATCCCAAAAAGTCATGGTTGCTAGTGAAATCAGGAAATATTGACAAAGCTACACATCTCTTTGAAAATaccaatatcaacattactaCAGAAGGACAAAAGTACCTTGGAGCTGCTATTGGAAACAAAGATTTCTGCAATAACTTCCTGCAAGAAAAGGTGACCAATTGGAAGTTACAAGTAGAGCGACTCAGTTGCATTGCCCAAACTCAACCACAAGCTGCTCACTCGATATTCACACGGGGTCTGATTGGACGCTGGAAATTTGCACTCAGAACCAATGAAAACTTTGCAGCGTACCTTAATCCTCTGGAGGAGGCGTTACGATCCAAACTGATTCCCGCCATAACCAATAGAAGTACTCCAGGAGACAAGATGAGAAGGCTTTTTGCATTACCACCTCGACTAGGCGGCCTTGGAATTGTAGATCCACGTTCGTTGACTTGTGAGCTGGAATACTCAAAGTTAATTTGTGCGCCACTGGTCAACCGaattgtgcaacaagaaacaaacctgGATAACGTTCCTACCAAGCAGAATTCTATGAAAGCTAGCATTCGCCAGCAAAAacatctagcacaaaagtCTCATTCTGAAATCACTGTCAATGATCTATCTGTGGAATTGAAACGTTCAGTTGAATTGGCCTGTGAGAAGGGTGCCTCCTGCTGGCTGACCGCAATCCCACTAGAGCAACACGGattcactttgcacaaatctgCGTTTCGAGATGCCCTGTGCCTCAGATACGGTTGGCACCCGTCCAACCTCCCAGACATATGTCCATGTGGATCTAAATTCTCAGTAGAtcactctctgtcatgtccaacaggaggataccccagcatccgccataacgaggtccgcgatttatttaccaacttgttgacagaggtttgccacgatgtacacaaagagcccgttctgcaacctctcaacggcgaggtgtttcaaaaacgctgtactacctctgacgaaaatgccagacttgatattgctgtcagtggattttggggtgggcacttccaacggactttctttgacgtcagggtcttcaaccctaatgcctcatcctacaaatcagtgcagatcccgtcattatataaacggcaggaacaagagaagaaaaggcgatacgaggaacgaattaataacgtggagctttcatcgttcacgccaatcattttagcatgcactggaggatgcagtaaactgacgtctatttttttgaaaagactagcctcacttttatcggaaaagcaccacaccgagtacagcacaactatcaactggctgagatgtcgactgtcatttgcactccttcgggcctgcgtgatgtgtttgcgaggatgcaggtccaagcttcacagaacctcaagggacttcaacattctgctggaagcagcagaaagtagattatag
- the LOC134183010 gene encoding uncharacterized protein LOC134183010: MDAEQRSQGTPEVATSRSQTGLFFFSEAFAPVPVKLVKKIQALEFVDMANLLPDNIKMRRREEGSSLGEAVMAVGRPGKWRLIVDLSSPHVVSVNDGIDKQLRSLSYVRIDDDARRVLQIGTGTLSAKLDLQSAYRVIPVHGEDRHLLGMRWNGRIYLDTALPFELRSAPKIFSAVADAFNIVGYVRYGRVFSAPLLRRFSLLWRARVRVMFQQPESRIGNVQKFGRSVAEHKIEGLACCMTFLGIEIDTNEGCLRLPDNKLRRLCELLREWSHKRACTKRELLSLVGLLHHAAPVVKSGRMFVPRLIDLSAIPKELHFHVQLSKEACSDI; the protein is encoded by the exons ATGGACGCCGAGCAGCGGTCGCAGGGAACACCCGAAGTCGCCACGTCCAGGAGCCAAACAGGTCTCTTCTTTTTTAGTGAAGCGTTCGCTCCCGTGCCAGTGAAGCTGGTAAAGAAGATCCAGGCGCTGGAATTTGTCGATATGGCAAATTTGCTGCCGGACAACATAAAGATGCGTCGGCGAGAGGAGGGCTCGTCTCTGGGAGAGGCAGTGATGGCGGTGGGCAGG CCTGGAAAGTGGCGTTTGATAGTGGACCTGTCGTCTCCTCATGTAGTGAGCGTAAACGATGGCATCGATAAGCAGCTGCGCTCATTGTCATATGTCCGCATTGACGACGACGCGCGGCGCGTTCTTCAGATCGGAACGGGTACTCTGTCGGCAAAACTGGATCTACAGAGTGCCTATAGGGTGATACCTGTACATGGCGAAGACAGGCATCTTTTGGGAATGAGGTGGAATGGGCGAATTTATTTGGATACCGCTCTTCCATTCGAGTTGCGCTCTGCGCCTAAGATCTTCTCGGCGGTGGCGGATGCCTTTAATATTGTGGGCTATGTACGGTACGGGCGTGTCTTCAGCGCTCCATTATTGAGACgattttctcttctttggCGAGCCAGGGTTCGAGTAATGTTCCAACAACCTGAGTCACGCATTGGCAACGTGCAGAAGTTTGGGCGTTCGGTAGCGGAGCACAAGATCGAAGGCCTGGCCTGTTGCATGACATTCCTTGGCATTGAGATTGACACAAACGAAGGTTGCTTGCGTTTACCCGATAATAAGCTGCGGCGCCTCTGTGAGCTGCTGAGGGAATGGTCGCACAAGCGAGCTTGTACGAAGCGGGAGCTGTTGTCGCTGGTCGGTCTATTGCACCATGCCGCCCCCGTCGTTAAATCTGGTCGGATGTTTGTTCCGCGGTTGATTGACTTGTCGGCGATTCCGAAGGAGTTGCACTTCCACGTTCAGCTGAGCAAGGAGGCTTGCTCGGATATTTGA
- the LOC134183074 gene encoding acetyl-coenzyme A synthetase-like isoform X1, with amino-acid sequence MSSQCNVEMTSQNHNTGCTFLISYTPSSDAEDEWMTNLSTCLLEKRIDVKQLPLSASENEAGMKHHDKITFCFWICVITKRFLTRHDCLASVHKIFLELAKTSKSNFRILPLLLVSDLQEKEQLKERFRQLLPNLWNRRPIITTLEKQSAARIASIVFQTSKRDGSNNKGCCCSRLQLTDSDLCLSDVQLKGVDALWNSNKREVPLHKTNNVLGLSLAHLRDATGEAKSCFVYQSDTVNPGCRILGINDESVESSDVIRCLKYHPNGTVRLIVQDPVDDFDMKLTELKDFTLSIQSMSTVQGISERPSWLQNEKMSFSEDTQLRSAVSDSSAVSSHCKDDKRLAVHIMTAKEIANHKANNSVVYLLGPLADKGLGEDTNSQEAKPEFLQLQDYGSSQGEPKIKELLEAASLKGLSMQEYKLLHKFSLDHPEIFWRQLAQDFVFDVDSKDLDVECDPLRAFKTGHGPKTSFLSKHKTNMCFNMLDRNVARGLGDRCALKFVETDGNCISVSYKELLHRVCVVTKRLQHAGVKTGDKVLVFMKKSVERILVVLACFRIAAPVCVLYPDGADDDELKQNAELSKCTVIITSNAVMPRKVDFTMLDYILEITEINNEARSGKETSMEVGCLLVWIDPAQPPSLLSEPRKYPSNILVALLNEDDAERGKDLVTGTDACFVLGEHPLFLASTSGSTGNPKTVEHSTAGYMVYTAVSFKYLLDFNLEGKPTYVEDGSDVCLATADLGWCYGMSIGLCGPLLNGGTTVQVCRPSTEKLIEIVKDTRVTHLCTVPETTRDFVRNAGETDNWKISNGSKLEVICSCGTLLTDRLTNEVRNYFESTGIRLTDVWWQTETGCFMLGTASKITVKYSKRLLPFYGIDAEIKIDPKLHVQDDRKQGELVIAKPWPSCFRAIYSKDKHDYADEEAFEDGYYMTGDNALQNCDGTFQLLGRNDSIILMSTADRQIFMTHREQMSATVEDVASEIFPNQPCHRAVMVESEDGKNFFAAVQKPKKADEPDAGNYRCDEATEKVLSERVIEEMNKSGKSNVAFPETKYISEIRMPETNSGKANLRKLKQEVGGHSLHSRKRTTSESERWISLLNS; translated from the exons ATGTCGTCACAGTGCAATGTCGAAATGACGTCGCAAAACCACAATACAG GTTGCACGTTTCTTATTTCATATACACCGTCCAGTGATGCAGAGGACGAATGGATGACGAACTTGTCGACTTGTTTGCTTGAGAAAAGAATTGATGTAAAGCAGTTGCCTTTGTCTGCAAGTGAAAATGAAGCAGGGATGAAGCATCACGACAAGATAACGTTTTGCTTTTGGATTTGTGTTATTACCAAGCGTTTCCTGACTCGTCATGATTGCCTTGCCTCTGTTCACAAAATTTTTCTTGAGTTGGCAAAAACCAGCAAGAGCAATTTTCGGATTTTGCCACTGTTGCTTGTTAGTGATCTGCAAGAGAAGGAGCAATTGAAAGAGAGGTTCAGGCAGCTATTACCTAATCTCTGGAATCGTAGGCCAATTATAACAACTCTAGAAAAACAGAGTGCTGCTCGAATTGCCAGTATTGTCTTTCAAACGTCTAAACGAG ATGGTTCTAATAACAAAGGCTGCTGCTGCAGTCGTCTACAGCTAACCGACTCTGATTTGTGTCTCAGCGATGTGCAGCTGAAGGGAGTCGATGCTCTCTGGAATTCAAACAAGAGAGAGGTGCCATTGcacaagacaaacaatgtTCTTGGATTATCATTAGCGCACCTTAGG GATGCGACTGGTGAAGCGAAGAGTTGCTTTGTTTATCAGTCGGACACAGTTAATCCTGGCTGTAGAATCCTTGGTATCAACGATGAGAGTGTTGAATCCAGTGATGTTATTCGTTGTCTGAAGTACCATCCTAATGGGACAGTCAGATTGATAGTTCAGGATCCTGTTGATGATTTTGATATGAAGTTGACTGAACTGAAAGATTTTACATTGTCAATACAAAGTATGTCTACTGTTCAAGGAATTTCGGAACGGCCGTCGTGGCTACAGAATGAGAAAATGTCATTTTCGGAAGATACCCAGTTGCGGTCTGCTGTATCAGATTCAAG TGCTGTCTCTTCTCATTGCAAGGATGATAAGCGTCTTGCCGTTCATATCATGACTGCTAAGGAAATAGCTAATCATAAAGCCAAcaattctgttgtgtatctTCTTGGACCACTTGCTG ATAAGGGATTAGGTGAGGACACTAACAGCCAAGAAGCAAAGCCTGAATTTCTTCAACTGCAGGATTATG GTTCCTCTCAGGGTGAACCAAAAATCAAAGAATTGCTAGAAGCAGCATCATTGAAGGGTCTTAGTATGCAAGAATATAAGTTGCTTCACAAGTTTTCTTTGGACCACCCAGAAATATTCTGGAGACAACTAGCACAGGACTTTGTTTTTGATGTTGACAGCAAAGATCTTGATGTTGAATGTGACCCATTGAGAGCATTTAAAACTGGTCATGGGCCAAAGACCAGCTTCTTGAGTAAGCACAAGACAAATATGTGTTTCAACATGCTTGACAGGAATGTTGCGAGAGGACTGGGAGACAGATGTGCCCTTAAATT TGTTGAAACCGATGGCAACTGCATCTCTGTTTCTTACAAGGAATTGCTGCATCGTGTTTGTGTGGTCACAAAACGTCTTCAACATG CTGGAGTGAAAACAGGTGACAAAGTGTTGGTCTTTATGAAGAAAAGTGTGGAGAGGATCTTGGTTGTTCTGGCATGCTTTAGAATTGCAGCtcctgtttgtgttttg TATCCTGATGGAGCAGATGATGATGAATTGAAACAAAATGCAGAGCTATCAAAATGCACTGTCATCATTACATCAAATG CTGTGATGCCAAGAAAGGTTGATTTTACAATGCTGGACTACATTTTAGAGATAACTGAAATCAACAATGAAGCAAG GTCTGGAAAAGAGACAAGCATGGAGGTCggctgtttgcttgtttggatTGATCCTGCTCAACCGCCATCATTACTGTCTGAACCTAGAAAGTACCCTAGCAATATATTAGTGGCACTGTTAAACGAAGATGACGCAGAACGGGGCAAAGACTTGGTAACAGGAACAGACGCATGTTTTGTGCTTGGAGAACATCCTCTTTTTCTAGCAAGCACAAG TGGGTCAACGGGGAATCCCAAAACTGTTGAACACTCAACAGCGGGCTATATGGTGTATACTGCTGTTTCGTTCAAGTATCTTCTAGACTTCAATTTAGAGGGGAAACCAACATACGTTGAAGATGGCAGTGACGTCTGTCTTGCTACAGCTGATCTGGGGTGGTGTTATGGAATGTCTATCGGACTCTGTGGACCATTGCTCAATGGAGGAACAACAGTCCAG GTGTGTAGACCATCAACAGAAAAGTTGATTGAAATAGTTAAAGACACAAGAGTAACTCACTTGTGTACAGTCCCAGAAACAACAAGAGACTTCGTCCGGAATGCAGGCGAGACTGATAATTGGAAAATATCTAA CGGAAGCAAACTGGAGGTCATCTGTTCGTGTGGCACTTTGCTAACTGACAGATTAACTAACGAGGTTAGAAACTACTTCGAGAGCACCGGTATCCGTCTGACAGATGTTTGGTGGCAAACAGAAACG GGATGCTTTATGTTGGGAACTGCCTCAAAGATCACTGTGAAGTACAGCAAAAGG TTGCTGCCGTTTTATGGCATTGATGCAGAGATCAAAATTGATCCAAAACTTCATGTTCAAGATGATCGGAAACAAGGAGAGCTG GTGATTGCCAAACCATGGCCATCATGTTTTCGTGCCATCTATAGCAAAGACAAACATGATTATGCTGATGAAGAAGCTTTTGAGGATGGTTACTACATGACGGGAGACAATGCTTTGCAGAACTGTGATGGAACATTTCAGTTGCTTGGCAGAAACGATAGCATAATTCTAATGTCAacggcagacaggcagatctTTATGACTCATAGAGAGCAGATGAGTGCTACTGTTGAGGACGTTGCAAGCGAGATCTTTCCTAACCAGCCCTGTCATCGTGCTGTTATG GTAGAGAGTGAAGATGGCAAGAATTTCTTTGCTGCTGTTCAAAAGCCAAAGAAAGCTGATGAG CCTGATGCAGGTAACTACCGCTGTGATGAGGCCACTGAAAAAGTGTTGTCTGAACGAG TTATAGAAGAAATGAACAAAAGTGGCAAAAGCAATGTAGCATTTCCTGAAACAAAGTATATTTCTGAAATTCGAATGCCTGAAACAAATTCAGGGAAAGCTAATCTGAGGAAACTGAAGCAAGAAGTAGGGGGACACTCGCTGCACTCAAGGAAACGGACTACTTCCGAATCAGAACGTTGGATCTCTTTAttaaacagttaa
- the LOC134183074 gene encoding acetyl-coenzyme A synthetase-like isoform X2: MSSQCNVEMTSQNHNTGCTFLISYTPSSDAEDEWMTNLSTCLLEKRIDVKQLPLSASENEAGMKHHDKITFCFWICVITKRFLTRHDCLASVHKIFLELAKTSKSNFRILPLLLVSDLQEKEQLKERFRQLLPNLWNRRPIITTLEKQSAARIASIVFQTSKRDGSNNKGCCCSRLQLTDSDLCLSDVQLKGVDALWNSNKREVPLHKTNNVLGLSLAHLRDATGEAKSCFVYQSDTVNPGCRILGINDESVESSDVIRCLKYHPNGTVRLIVQDPVDDFDMKLTELKDFTLSIQSMSTVQGISERPSWLQNEKMSFSEDTQLRSAVSDSSAVSSHCKDDKRLAVHIMTAKEIANHKANNSVVYLLGPLADKGLGEDTNSQEAKPEFLQLQDYGSSQGEPKIKELLEAASLKGLSMQEYKLLHKFSLDHPEIFWRQLAQDFVFDVDSKDLDVECDPLRAFKTGHGPKTSFLSKHKTNMCFNMLDRNVARGLGDRCALKFVETDGNCISVSYKELLHRVCVVTKRLQHAGVKTGDKVLVFMKKSVERILVVLACFRIAAPVCVLYPDGADDDELKQNAELSKCTVIITSNAVMPRKVDFTMLDYILEITEINNEARSGKETSMEVGCLLVWIDPAQPPSLLSEPRKYPSNILVALLNEDDAERGKDLVTGTDACFVLGEHPLFLASTSGSTGNPKTVEHSTAGYMVYTAVSFKYLLDFNLEGKPTYVEDGSDVCLATADLGWCYGMSIGLCGPLLNGGTTVQVCRPSTEKLIEIVKDTRVTHLCTVPETTRDFVRNAGETDNWKISNGSKLEVICSCGTLLTDRLTNEVRNYFESTGIRLTDVWWQTETGCFMLGTASKITVKYSKRLLPFYGIDAEIKIDPKLHVQDDRKQGELVIAKPWPSCFRAIYSKDKHDYADEEAFEDGYYMTGDNALQNCDGTFQLLGRNDSIILMSTADRQIFMTHREQMSATVEDVASEIFPNQPCHRAVMRVKMARISLLLFKSQRKLMSLMQVTTAVMRPLKKCCLNEL, encoded by the exons ATGTCGTCACAGTGCAATGTCGAAATGACGTCGCAAAACCACAATACAG GTTGCACGTTTCTTATTTCATATACACCGTCCAGTGATGCAGAGGACGAATGGATGACGAACTTGTCGACTTGTTTGCTTGAGAAAAGAATTGATGTAAAGCAGTTGCCTTTGTCTGCAAGTGAAAATGAAGCAGGGATGAAGCATCACGACAAGATAACGTTTTGCTTTTGGATTTGTGTTATTACCAAGCGTTTCCTGACTCGTCATGATTGCCTTGCCTCTGTTCACAAAATTTTTCTTGAGTTGGCAAAAACCAGCAAGAGCAATTTTCGGATTTTGCCACTGTTGCTTGTTAGTGATCTGCAAGAGAAGGAGCAATTGAAAGAGAGGTTCAGGCAGCTATTACCTAATCTCTGGAATCGTAGGCCAATTATAACAACTCTAGAAAAACAGAGTGCTGCTCGAATTGCCAGTATTGTCTTTCAAACGTCTAAACGAG ATGGTTCTAATAACAAAGGCTGCTGCTGCAGTCGTCTACAGCTAACCGACTCTGATTTGTGTCTCAGCGATGTGCAGCTGAAGGGAGTCGATGCTCTCTGGAATTCAAACAAGAGAGAGGTGCCATTGcacaagacaaacaatgtTCTTGGATTATCATTAGCGCACCTTAGG GATGCGACTGGTGAAGCGAAGAGTTGCTTTGTTTATCAGTCGGACACAGTTAATCCTGGCTGTAGAATCCTTGGTATCAACGATGAGAGTGTTGAATCCAGTGATGTTATTCGTTGTCTGAAGTACCATCCTAATGGGACAGTCAGATTGATAGTTCAGGATCCTGTTGATGATTTTGATATGAAGTTGACTGAACTGAAAGATTTTACATTGTCAATACAAAGTATGTCTACTGTTCAAGGAATTTCGGAACGGCCGTCGTGGCTACAGAATGAGAAAATGTCATTTTCGGAAGATACCCAGTTGCGGTCTGCTGTATCAGATTCAAG TGCTGTCTCTTCTCATTGCAAGGATGATAAGCGTCTTGCCGTTCATATCATGACTGCTAAGGAAATAGCTAATCATAAAGCCAAcaattctgttgtgtatctTCTTGGACCACTTGCTG ATAAGGGATTAGGTGAGGACACTAACAGCCAAGAAGCAAAGCCTGAATTTCTTCAACTGCAGGATTATG GTTCCTCTCAGGGTGAACCAAAAATCAAAGAATTGCTAGAAGCAGCATCATTGAAGGGTCTTAGTATGCAAGAATATAAGTTGCTTCACAAGTTTTCTTTGGACCACCCAGAAATATTCTGGAGACAACTAGCACAGGACTTTGTTTTTGATGTTGACAGCAAAGATCTTGATGTTGAATGTGACCCATTGAGAGCATTTAAAACTGGTCATGGGCCAAAGACCAGCTTCTTGAGTAAGCACAAGACAAATATGTGTTTCAACATGCTTGACAGGAATGTTGCGAGAGGACTGGGAGACAGATGTGCCCTTAAATT TGTTGAAACCGATGGCAACTGCATCTCTGTTTCTTACAAGGAATTGCTGCATCGTGTTTGTGTGGTCACAAAACGTCTTCAACATG CTGGAGTGAAAACAGGTGACAAAGTGTTGGTCTTTATGAAGAAAAGTGTGGAGAGGATCTTGGTTGTTCTGGCATGCTTTAGAATTGCAGCtcctgtttgtgttttg TATCCTGATGGAGCAGATGATGATGAATTGAAACAAAATGCAGAGCTATCAAAATGCACTGTCATCATTACATCAAATG CTGTGATGCCAAGAAAGGTTGATTTTACAATGCTGGACTACATTTTAGAGATAACTGAAATCAACAATGAAGCAAG GTCTGGAAAAGAGACAAGCATGGAGGTCggctgtttgcttgtttggatTGATCCTGCTCAACCGCCATCATTACTGTCTGAACCTAGAAAGTACCCTAGCAATATATTAGTGGCACTGTTAAACGAAGATGACGCAGAACGGGGCAAAGACTTGGTAACAGGAACAGACGCATGTTTTGTGCTTGGAGAACATCCTCTTTTTCTAGCAAGCACAAG TGGGTCAACGGGGAATCCCAAAACTGTTGAACACTCAACAGCGGGCTATATGGTGTATACTGCTGTTTCGTTCAAGTATCTTCTAGACTTCAATTTAGAGGGGAAACCAACATACGTTGAAGATGGCAGTGACGTCTGTCTTGCTACAGCTGATCTGGGGTGGTGTTATGGAATGTCTATCGGACTCTGTGGACCATTGCTCAATGGAGGAACAACAGTCCAG GTGTGTAGACCATCAACAGAAAAGTTGATTGAAATAGTTAAAGACACAAGAGTAACTCACTTGTGTACAGTCCCAGAAACAACAAGAGACTTCGTCCGGAATGCAGGCGAGACTGATAATTGGAAAATATCTAA CGGAAGCAAACTGGAGGTCATCTGTTCGTGTGGCACTTTGCTAACTGACAGATTAACTAACGAGGTTAGAAACTACTTCGAGAGCACCGGTATCCGTCTGACAGATGTTTGGTGGCAAACAGAAACG GGATGCTTTATGTTGGGAACTGCCTCAAAGATCACTGTGAAGTACAGCAAAAGG TTGCTGCCGTTTTATGGCATTGATGCAGAGATCAAAATTGATCCAAAACTTCATGTTCAAGATGATCGGAAACAAGGAGAGCTG GTGATTGCCAAACCATGGCCATCATGTTTTCGTGCCATCTATAGCAAAGACAAACATGATTATGCTGATGAAGAAGCTTTTGAGGATGGTTACTACATGACGGGAGACAATGCTTTGCAGAACTGTGATGGAACATTTCAGTTGCTTGGCAGAAACGATAGCATAATTCTAATGTCAacggcagacaggcagatctTTATGACTCATAGAGAGCAGATGAGTGCTACTGTTGAGGACGTTGCAAGCGAGATCTTTCCTAACCAGCCCTGTCATCGTGCTGTTATG AGAGTGAAGATGGCAAGAATTTCTTTGCTGCTGTTCAAAAGCCAAAGAAAGCTGATGAG CCTGATGCAGGTAACTACCGCTGTGATGAGGCCACTGAAAAAGTGTTGTCTGAACGAG TTATAG
- the LOC134183077 gene encoding uncharacterized protein LOC134183077: MDNGVQTTGKRILLAASHDNEFANDLKLQLSCELVTPREMQKFQEEQKRQRQVCREPMFSVLVFVFDHYISKNNEADIKQFRVLAVREAQKLVEPNSHVIVVLDGTSPDDLVQFDDFLSQFTNVVPRNLGVLQVARYVKERLNDVVKM, encoded by the exons ATGGACAACGGTGTTCAAACGACTGGGAAAAGAATTCTTCTGGCAGCTTCCCATGACAATGAGTTCGCGAACGATCTCAAGCTACAGTTGAGTTGTGAACTCGTCACTCCACGTGAGATGCAGAAATTTcaagaagagcagaagagacagagacaagTATGTAGAGAGCCCATGTTCTCCGTCctggtgtttgtgtttgatcaTTACATTTCAAAAAACAACGAAGCTGACATCAAGCAATTCAGAGTACTAGCTGTGAGAGAAGCACAAAAATTAGTGGAACCTAACAGCCACGTGATAGTAGTTCTAGATGGTACGAGTCCGGACGATTTGGTACAGTTTGATGACTTCTTGTCTCAATTCACTAACGTCGTTCCACGCAATCTGGGTGTGTTACAAGTTGCCAGATACGTTAAAGAAAGACTAAACGACG TTGTCAAGATGTGA